The Bacteroidetes bacterium SB0662_bin_6 genome includes a region encoding these proteins:
- a CDS encoding PorV/PorQ family protein: protein MKGKKNIAFLVLAAFLLPVSSAFAQQGFDSQTRTVSKRGTTAADFLGIPVGARATALGGAITAAVSDPIAIYWNPAGIAGIEDVSFTGEYANWLASIDLNFLAVVIPSRFGVLGVGITSMRTPEMEVTTVAMQDGTGETFDASSYAAALTYARALTDRFSIGGSVKLIQERIWNSSSGGLAFDVGTQFETPFRGVRLGASISNFGTKLQIGGDDLLARVDVDPNNRGNNESNRALLKTDRFDLPLIMRIGLSGEVFQRGGNRLTLSIDALNPNNSEQYLNAGAEIGLLGDLIMFRGGYSELLLENSLRSFTVGGGLRYEFAPIHLGVDYAFEQNEYFNAVNRFTVTMRF, encoded by the coding sequence ATGAAGGGGAAAAAGAACATAGCGTTTCTGGTTCTTGCGGCGTTTCTCCTGCCGGTATCTTCCGCATTCGCGCAGCAGGGATTCGACAGCCAGACCCGCACCGTGAGCAAGCGGGGCACTACGGCCGCCGACTTCCTCGGTATTCCTGTGGGCGCCCGCGCCACGGCTCTTGGCGGCGCTATCACGGCCGCCGTTTCCGATCCCATAGCGATCTACTGGAATCCCGCCGGGATCGCCGGCATCGAGGATGTGAGCTTCACCGGCGAATACGCCAACTGGCTCGCCTCCATTGACCTCAACTTCCTTGCGGTGGTGATTCCCAGCCGGTTCGGGGTGCTTGGCGTCGGCATTACCTCCATGCGCACGCCGGAGATGGAAGTGACGACCGTGGCCATGCAGGACGGCACCGGCGAAACGTTCGATGCTTCCTCCTATGCCGCGGCCCTCACGTACGCCCGCGCGCTCACGGACCGCTTCTCCATCGGCGGCTCCGTCAAGTTGATCCAGGAGCGCATCTGGAATTCGTCCTCCGGCGGCCTGGCCTTCGATGTCGGCACGCAATTCGAGACGCCCTTCCGGGGGGTCCGTCTCGGGGCTTCCATCAGCAACTTCGGCACGAAACTGCAAATAGGAGGGGACGACCTGCTTGCCCGCGTGGATGTGGATCCCAACAACCGGGGCAACAACGAAAGCAACCGCGCCCTGCTCAAGACCGACCGCTTCGATCTGCCGCTCATCATGCGCATCGGGTTGTCCGGCGAGGTGTTCCAGCGCGGCGGCAACCGCCTCACGCTTTCCATCGACGCGCTCAATCCCAACAACAGCGAGCAATACCTGAATGCCGGCGCGGAGATCGGCTTGCTCGGGGACCTGATCATGTTCCGGGGCGGGTACAGCGAACTGCTGCTGGAAAACAGCCTGCGTTCCTTCACGGTCGGCGGCGGACTGCGTTACGAGTTCGCTCCCATCCACCTGGGGGTCGACTACGCGTTCGAGCAGAACGAATACTTCAACGCCGTCAACCGCTTCACGGTGACGATGCGGTTCTGA